From the Polaribacter tangerinus genome, the window AAATATGGAATTACCAACAATATTGGTTTATTAATTAACTCTTCTAGAGGAATTATTTACGCTTCTAGTAACACCAATTTTGCCTCTGATGCGGCTGATAAAGCGAGAGAATTACAACTCGAAATGGAAAAATATATCATATAAAAAAAGCCATAGTTATTAACTATGGCTTTTGGTATTGCTTCTTAACAAAATCTAATTAGAATTTGTAAGTATTAATTTTGATCTGCTTCTGTTAAGTTCGGATTTGCATTAATTTCTGCTTGAGGAATTTTCCAAATCCACGCATTATTTACCGATGGCTTGTCTTGCTTAAATCCGTCTTGATATAAAACTTCAGAAGCACCAGAATTTGTTAAATCGATTCCTTCGTCCCATCGAATATGATCTAACCAACTGAAGCCTTCTCCATATAGCTCAACTCTTCTTTGAAACTTAATGTGTTCCATTAGTTTCTCTTTCGTATCAAAATCGGTAACATCATAAGCAGTATCTCTTGCCTCTCCTAAAGGTTTAAGAGCTGCTTGTGCGCCTTGCACATCTTCTAACATAGCTCTTGCCTCTGCCTCTATCAAATACATTTCAGAAGAACGCATGTAAATAACATCATCCGGATCTATGGTTCCTGGATTTTTTTGTCTGAATTTCACATGCATATATGGGTGCTGGTTATGCCTTGAGGTAATTCCCCATGCAGCCTCATTATCTCTTCTTGCTTGGTCAAAAGAAGCTTTATCATTGTAATTTGGATCTGTTTGATAACTTCCGCCTTCTCCATTTGCTGCTGCACCGTTAGTATTAGGAGCCTTTTCTAAAAATAAATCAGCTCTATAATCTGATTCCGGTATCATGTGATATACTTCCTTATTAATAATTTTTGGGTTTCCTCTATTCTGACTTCCTTGGAAAGTTGGAGAAATATAGTAAAAGTAAGAACGGAAAAATGTAGTTTCAGTTTGTATAACTCTACCACCCCAAATTACTTCAGATAAATCTGTAGTGTTAAAACCAGACTTCCATCCAGCCTCATCTAACAACGGATAACCTTGTCTAGCTTTGGACGCAGCATCTGCTGCTGCTAACCAATTTCCTTCAGATAACGCTATTCTAGCCTTAATACCATAAGCTGTATTTAAATCTAATTGAGACTTGTCTACTCTAGCAGAAGCTTTCTTAAAAAACTCTATAGAAGTTGCAATATCCTCGTTAATTTGATCATAAATTACCTGTACCGTAGATCTTGGCTCACTTGTATATGGTGCCTCAGTTTTAAATAATAATGGTACACCAGGGTCTGTAGAAGGGTTACCTATTAAATATCCTTTTGCATAGGTAGTTACTAAAGAATGGTAAGCCCATGCTCTGTATGCGTATGCTTGTCCAAGAATATTGTTCATATTCGCGTCTATGGTTAAACCATCATCTTTTACTTTATTTATAATTGCATTGGTACTTGCAATAAAGTGGTAACGTTGATACCATAGTTGCTCTACTGTAGATGTTGTTTCTAATGTATGCGTATTCCATTGAAGTTCAGATCTCATCCAACCATTAGACCTAGCTGTATGAATTAAATCTCCACACATTACATCAAACATGGGAACCCAATATTGCATTCCTGCTCTACTGTTAGAGCCTCCGGGAATTATTCCTTGCTGTGCGTACATTAATCGGTGAAGTCCATTTAAAACCAAAGCCATATTTTCGGGAGTTGATAAAGCATCTCCAGCAGATATTGCATCTGTAGGTTTAGTTTCTAAATAATCTTCGCTACATGATGTTATTGCGACACTTAGTACCATCAATAACAATACACTTATTTTTTTTAACATGATTATTATATTTTATTGTTAATTATTTTGCTATTAAAAAGATACATTTAAACCAAAAGTTATAATTCTAGAAGGATTAAAATCGTTTCCTGCAGTTGTACCAGATAGGTTATACTGAGGGTTTAAACCTGTTCTTCTACTTTTTAAGAATAAGTTTTCTCCTGATACATATACTTTTAAGCTATTTACTCCAAAATTATCTGTTACATCTTTATTAAAAGTATATCCAATATTCGCATTCTTAAGTGCTAAAAATGAAGCATCTGTTAAAAATCTTGAAGATTGTCCTACAACTTGATCTGTGTTTCCAACCTCTAACCTAGGAACGTCTGTAATGTCTCCAGGCTTTTTCCAAGAATTTAATGCATCTGGGTGATAAGAGTTACCAAAGTTACCCGTATGCATCATAGCAGAATATCCACCATCTAAAAAGTTTCCTCCAATACCGTATGTAAACAGTAAGTCTAGCGAAAATCCTTTGTAGCTAAAATTATTTGAAACTGAACCTAAAACATCTGGAATTGAGGTTTGGTCTGCATAAGCTCTCCCTGCATCTTGCCAATCGTTGGTAGTTTCATGAACTCCGTTTGCGTCTAATACCGGAACTCTGTTACCATCTGCATCATCTTCATATTTGTAATACAATGCATCCCCATTTGCTGGATCCACTCCTGCAGATTGAAAAATAAAGAAATCATATCTAGATCTTCCTTCTTCCCATCTTTTAGAGCCGTTGATAAATGGATCTGGTAATGATGTAATTTCATTCTTAAAAGTAGAGGCTTGTAAAGTTAAGTCCCATTTAAAGCCATTTTTATTTACTAAGTGACCTGTTAAACCAACTTCAAAACCAGAATTATACATATCTGCTATGTTAAATGGTGCAGTATTTATTCCGTTAGATAAAGGAATTGGTAAATTGTATAATAAGTCTGTTGAGTTTTTCTTGTAATATTCTACAGAACCCTCTAAGAAATTGTTAAACAACCCGAATTCTAAAGCAACATCCCAGCTACCTACAGTTTCCCAAGTTAACTTGTTGTTACCTGGATCTGTAAATACCAATCCAGGGGCACCTGCATTTGAAGTAATAGAATATAAGGCTTGAGAAATAAAGAATCCTAAATTATCATTTCCTACTTGACCATAAGAAGCTCTTAATTTAAGACGGTCTATAAATGATACATTTTCCATAAATTTCTCTTGATCTATTCTCCAAGAACCACCTACCGAGTAAAAATTACCCCATCTTGCTTGTTTGCTAAAAGAAGATGAACCATCTCTTCTTGCAGATGCACTGATGTAATATTTGTTATCGAAATTATAGTTTAATCTTGCAAAATATCCTTCAACTCTTTTTAGAGTACTAGAACCACTTAACCTAACTGGTATAGAAAAATTATCAAATTCATAAATACCTGTAGCTGTTTCTGTTGTAGCTAAACCTCCGTTACTAGAGTATGCTCTGTCATAATTTTCATGACCTAAAGTAACATCAAAATTATGTACATCATTAAAAGATTTTTTGTATGTCAAAATTTGAGAGAAATTCTGAACATCTCTTCTAAACCTTGTTTCTCCATATCTTGCTGTTGGTTGTCCATCACCTACAATAGGATTTTCATAACTTTTATTTATTCCTTCGTTGATATCTCTACCATAGTTTAATCTTAAATCTAAACCATCTAATATTTTGAAATTAGCATAATATCTAAAACCATAAGTATTATTTCTGTTTAACTCATCGTTTAAAACTGCTTCTGCTAATGCATGACGACCAGGATTGTATGGTCTAGAACCAATGTTTAAAGAAGTATCTCCTTCACCAACATCATAAATTGGATTACCAGCAGCATCTAGTATTAAATTACCATTTAAGTCATTTAAGTATACAGGATAAATAGAACCAATGCTTTTTGCAAAACCGAATGGGTTTGCAATACTTCCTCCTCTAGAAGGTGGTCCTTTAGATTCTGAAACAGAAATATTTGCGCTTCCTCCTAAAGAAAGCCACTTATTTACATCAAAATCTGCATTTAAACGTGTTGTAATACGATCGAATTTTGAAGTAATCACATATCCTTGCTCATCTAGATAAGATGTTGAGAAAAACACTTTATGATTATCACCTCCAGTAGCAACATTAACAGAATGATTCACTCTTGTACCAACTTGGTCTAATACATCGTACCAATCTAAACTTTTATATATTACTTGTGCATTCGGGTTTAATTTACCATCGGTACCAACTATTTGGTCATTTGGTACATTAAAAGGGTTGTATCCTAATCTGTTGTAAATTTCTGCAGAAGCTCTTGTTGCAGCATTTGAACCGCTTAAGGAATTTTTATAAGCCTCCCACATTAACTCGTAATACTGACCAGGAGTAACATAATCATACTCAGGAATACCTCTAGTTACTAAACCATACTGAGTAGACACACTTACTTGTGTTCTTCCTTTAGTACCAGATTTAGTGGTAATTAAAACAACACCATTTGCAGCACGAGCTCCATAAAGTGCTGTTGATGCAGCATCCTTTAAAATTGTCATAGATTCAATATCATCTTGATTGATCGTATTTAAAGAACCTTCAAACTGAATTCCGTCGACTATATATAAAGGTGTAGCAGAACCATTAAGTGTTCCAACACCTCTAATAATAATACCTGGAGATGAACCTGGCTGACCAGAAGCAGCCGTAATTTGAACTCCTGTAGCTTTTCCTTCTATTGCTGCAATTGGAGAAGTTACATTTCTTAACGCTAAGTCTTTCGAGCCTACAACATCTGCAGAACCTGTAAATGCCTCTTTGGTTGTAGTTCCGTATGCTACAACAACAACCTCATCTAGCACGCTACTATCTTCACTTAAAGTAACATTTATAATAGTAGAGTTTCCTACTGTTTTTTGAACAGTTTTATACCCTAAATATCTAAACACCAAAACTGCACCTTTCTTTGCGCTAATTTTGTAGTTTCCATCAAAATCTGTCTCTGTACCAGTTGATGTTCCTTTAACTAATACACTTACACCCGGAAGTGAACCCGAAACATCCGACACTTTTCCACTTATTGAAATTTGCTGTGCACTTAGTGAAGTAAAACTTCCAGTAAACAGAAATAACAACAATAAACTCTTGTAAATTTGTTTCATAAAATATTTTTTGTTGAATTAATTTGAATTGCTAAACTAAAAATTTTGTTAAAAACAAGTTTAAAATACGTGTATTTAACATTTTTTTTAACACTTAATTAACCTAATAATAATGTTTTTGAAACATCAAATTACAAAAAAATGAAAGTTGATATCACACAATTTTTTTGTGACATGAAAAGTTAAACAGTTCGGAGTTTAAGTGACAAATTCTCTATCGAGATATTTAACTTTATCTAATTTCGACATAATTTTCATTGCCTTGTATGCAGCAAAATCACTTTTAGACTCATCTTCGAAACGATACTCTTTCGATTTTTCAATAAGCCTAGTATGTCGTTCCTCTAAATGTTTTCTGTAGGTTTGTAGTTGGGAAATTTTTGACATTTTTAGTTTATTTTCCTTAAATATAAAAAATATTTTACAGCTAGGTAAACTAAAAATTTATTTATTGTCTTGTAATGCAAAAACTTGCCTTAATAAGGTAGTGTTTCTCAATCCAGATTTTTCTCGTATACCCTTTTCTTCAAGTTCAATCATTGTAAAAACTCCTTCTAGAGCTTCTTTAGTAACGTATGTTGTTAAATTAGGACTTACTTTTGTTACAAAAGGAATTGTATTGTACTTGTTTACTAATTTTTTCCAAATTTTATCTGCCCCAACCTTAGAAAAAGAATTGGTAATAACAGGTTCGAAACTTGTGTATAAATCGCTACTAGTTTTAGATTTTAAATAATTTGTGGCTGCATTGTTTTCTCCTAACAAAATATTTTTAGCATCTTCGAAAGACATTTCTTTTACAGCATTTACAAAAATTGGTGTCGCTGTTTTTACAGCATCCTCTGCTGCTCTATTTAAAACTTTTAACCCTTCATCTGCTAGTTTAGAAAGGCCAATTTTACGCAATCCTTTATCTACTGCCTGAAGTTCAGGGGGCAGTGCAATTTTTACTAGTTGATTTTTATAAAAACCATCTTTTGCTGTTAATTTAGAAACCTGATTTTTAATTCCGTTGTCTAAAGCCTGTTTTAAACCTTTACCTATTTGTTCTTGACTTAAGCCACCTCCAGACGGTAAACTATTAACTGCCTTTTGCAACTCGGCGCATCCAACTAATTGAATTGCCATTATAAAAATTAAAAATCTTTTAACCATTTTAACTGTATTTACTTTTCTATGTAAGAACCTCAATTTTTGTAAAAGTCACAATTTACTTCAAAAATGAATCTGTATTTTTATCATATCCATACGGACAATGTTTACAACCACTTTTACAACAAAAACCTCTTTTTAAATGAAATTGCTTTGTAAAAACTCTGTAACCTTGTTCGTTAAAATAGAAATCTCCATCCTCTAAAGGAATTCGCTTATTGTACATACAACAAAAATAGTATTTTAATGGAATAAAAAAAGCGTTTATAAAAACGCTTTTTTTTTGAGGTCTACTTTTTAGTTCCAGGTGGAAAACGTGCAATAATTTCTGCCACAAATTCATTAATCGTTTCTTCCTTTTTTTCTCTATTCTGAATACGAAGTGCTCCGGTACCTACTCCTTGCCAAACCAATTCCTTTTTATTTTTATCTATAAAATCAATAAAGAGAGTGCCCTCTGTAAACTGAGATACATTAACGTTTGTATTCATACCGCCAAACATCCAAGGATTCCAACCCCAGCCAAAACCCCAACCCCAGCCCCAGCCGTTGTTAAAATTTTGCTGATTTACATTAACTCTTTCGCGTGACTTAGTAAAAATACTAACCAACATATCGGGTGTTTCGGACTTAACAAACCCTTTTGCTAACAGAGCTTTTTCAATGGCTCTTAGTATTCTTTTCTTATCTAAGTCTGAAATATTAGATTTATCTATTCCTGTTTTGTAAAAAGCAAAAGTTTTATATTCATTAAAATCAATATTTGCGTCATAATCAACAACAACATTTACAGATTTGCAAGAAGCAAAAACTACCACAAGAACGAGTGTTAAAAGTTTTAAATATTTCATAATTAGAAAATTAATGTTAATATACATAAATATTATCAATAATTATGCCAATGCGTTGTTGTTTCGTACATCACTGATAAAAAAATCATCTTATAAAACGTTAAAGAATTCCGTTATTTTTTAAGATTTCCGTAAATTGCAGGTCTAAATTATAACATTTATTACGAATGGAACAAATACAAGTTTACAAACCTGTTAATAAAGTAAGAATTGTAACAGCTGCTGCACTTTTTGATGGTCATGATGCTGCAATAAACATAATGCGAAGAATTATACAATCTACTGGCGTAGAAGTAATTCACCTTGGCCATGACAGATCTGTAGAGGAGGTTGTAAATTGTGCTATTCAAGAAGATGTGAATGCAATTGCTATTACTTCTTACCAAGGTGGTCATAATGAGTATTTTAAATATATGTTCGATTTATTAAAAGAAAGAAATGCCGGACATATTAAAATTTTTGGTGGTGGTGGTGGTGTCATTCTTCCTGAAGAAATTAAAGAATTGATGGATTATGGAATTACTCGAATCTATTCTCCGGATGACGGTCGTGAGCTAGGGTTACAAGGAATGATAAACGACTTAGTAGAAAAATCTGACTTTCCTCTTGGCAATGAACTACATGTAACACTAAAAGACTTAGAAAATAAAAAGATAGAAAGTATTGCCAGAGTAATATCATCTGCTGAAAATTTTCCTGACACGGCTAAAGAAACATTACGTGCCATTCATCAAAAAAATAAAAATTCAACAACACCTGTTTTAGGAATTACAGGAACTGGTGGTGCGGGAAAATCATCATTGGTAGATGAACTTGTAAGAAGGTTTTTGATTGATTTTCCTAAAAAAACAATTGGATTAATTTCTGTAGATCCTTCAAAAAGAAAAACTGGTGGTGCACTTTTAGGCGATAGAATTCGAATGAATGCTATAAATAATGAGCGTGTTTATATGCGTTCTTTAGCTACAAGACAGTCTAACTTAGCACTTTCTAAATACGTAAATGAAGCCGTAGAAGTACTAAAAGCTGCTGCTTTCGATTTAATTATTCTTGAAACTTCTGGTATTGGGCAATCTGACACCGAAATTATAGAACATTCTGATGCATCTTTATATGTAATGACACCAGAATTTGGTGCGGCTACACAGCTAGAAAAAATAGATATGCTAGATTTTGCAGATTTAGTGGCCATTAATAAATTCGACAAAAGAGGCGCTTTAGATGCTGTTAGAGATGTAAAAAAACAGTATATGCGTAATAATAACCTATGGCATATTCACGTAGATGATTTACCTGTTTATGGTACCATTGCTTCTCAATTTAATGATCCAGGCATGAACACTTTGTACAAAAGGGTGCTAGATAAATTAGTGGAAAAAACAGGTGCCGATTTAAAATCTGACATGAAAATAACTAAAGAAATGTCAGAAAAAATATTTGTTATTCCACCTGCAAGAGTAAGATACCTCTCTGAAATTGCCGAAAATAACAGAGCATATGATGCCGATGTAAAAAAACAGTACCAAGTTGCTCAGAAGTTATACGGAATATATAAAACAATAGAATCCATCACCAATAATACTCCTACAATAACAAAAAAAGGATTAAATGAAGATGATATTTTAAAAACAACCACTGTTGACGAAAAAGAGTTTGTAAAACTTTTACTGACACAATTCGAAAAAGTTAAATTAAATTTTAACCCTTTAAATTGGGAAATCATTTTAAACTGGCAAAAAAAGGTTCAAAAATACAAAGACCCAATTTACAGTTTTAAAGTGAGAGATAAAGAAATAAAGATAGCTACTCATAGCGAGTCATTATCTCATTCTCAAATTCCGAAAGTTGCACTCCCAAAATATGAAGCTTGGGGAGATGTTTTAAGATGGAACTTACAAGAAAATGTTCCGGGAGAGTTTCCATACACCGCAGGCTTATATCCTTTTAAAAGAACTGGAGAAGATCCTACTAGAATGTTTGCTGGAGAAGGTGGCCCGGAGAGAACCAACAGACGCTTTCATTATGTTAGTTTAGGAATGGATGCAAAAAGACTCTCTACGGCATTCGATTCTGTAACTTTGTATGGTAATGACCCTGGAAACAGACCAGATATTTACGGAAAAATAGGAAATGCTGGAGTATCTATTTGTTGCTTAGACGATGCTAAAAAATTGTACTCTGGTTTCGACCTAAGTCATCATATGACTTCTGTTTCTATGACTATTAATGGACCTGCACCAATGCTATTGGGTTTCTTTATGAATGCTGCTATAGACCAAAACTGCGAAAAATACATTAAAGAACATCAACTAGAAAGTGTTGTAGAAGCCAAATTAAAAGAAACTTATGATGATAAAGGCTTAGAAAGACCAAAATATCAAGGAGACTTACCAAAAGGTAACAATGGACTAGGATTGATGCTCTTGGGCTTAACAGGAGATTTAGTGCTCCCAAAAGATGTATATGAAGAGATTAAAGCCAACACTCTAGCTCAAGTAAGAGGTACCGTTCAAGCGGATATCTTAAAAGAAGATCAAGCCCAAAACACCTGCATTTTTTCTACTGAATTTGCGTTGCGCTTAATGGGTGATGTTCAGGAATATTTTATAGAAAAACAAGTACGAAATTTCTATTCTGTATCCATATCTGGATATCATATTGCAGAGGCTGGCGCAAACCCAATTACACAATTAGCACTAACATTATCTAATGGATTTACCTATGTAGAATACTATTTAAGTCGCGGAATGGATATTAATAAGTTCGGCCCTAATTTATCTTTTTTCTTCTCAAACGGTATCGATCCAGAATATTCTGTAATTGGTCGTGTTGCACGCAAAATATGGGCAAAAGCTATGAAGTACAAATATGGTGCAAATTCTAGAGCTCAAATGTTAAAATACCATATTCAAACTTCTGGACGTTCGTTACATGCGCAAGAAATTGATTTTAATGATATTCGAACAACTTTACAAGCACTATATGCTATTAACGATAATTGCAATTCGCTGCATACCAATGCTTATGATGAAGCAATAACTACACCAACAGAAGAATCTGTAAGACGTGCCATGGCTATTCAGTTGATTATAAATAAAGAATTAGGTTTAACAAAAAATGAAAACCCTATTCAAGGAGCTTTTATAATTGAAGAATTGACAGATTTGGTTGAAGAGGCTGTATTATCAGAATTTGACAGGATTACAGAAAGAGGAGGTGTTTTAGGTGCGATGGAAACAATGTACCAACGTTCTAAAATTCAAGAGGAAAGTTTATACTATGAAACGCTAAAACACAATGGTGAGTTTCCAATTATTGGTGTTAATACTTTCTTGAGCTCTAAAGGCTCTCCAACAGTTCAACCTGCAGAGGTAATAAGAGCCACAGAAAAAGAAAAACGACAACAAATAAAAACAAAAGAATTACTAAATAAAGCCAATCCAACAAAGGTAGCTGAACAAATAGCAATTTTACAGGAAGCGGCAATTCAAAACGAAAATTTATTCGAAAAATTAATGGAAGCTACTAAAGTATGTTCTCTTGGACAAATTACAGAGGCTCTATTTAAGGTTGGTGGTCAGTACAGAAGAAACATGTAATTTTTAAAATAATTACACTTTTTTGCATCTTTTTCATCTTTTTTGTTTCTACTATATGAACATAAAAAATAAACACTGATGAAAAATTTTAAAACCAATTGTACCTGTAATTGCACAAATTGTAAAGCTGGAAACTGTTCAAATTGTACATGTGTAAATTGTACTTGCAACCAATGCAATTGCTAGCAAAATAAACACTGTTAAGTAAAATTTATGCCTAATTTTTTATATTTTTTACTTAACAGTAATTTAATACTATCATGAATACACAACAAATTTGGACTTTATACGCACAAGACTTAAAAAACTTTATACTTAGTAAAGTAAAAGACAAGAGTATTGCTGATGATATTTTACAAGATACTTTTATAAAAATTCATACAAAAAAACATACTTTAAAAGATGTTTTAAAATTAAAATCTTGGTGTTTTTCTGTAGCAAGAAACTCTATTAAAAACTATTGGAGAAACCAACAAAATACAGAAGAAATAAATGAACTAGAATTGGCAGATACTCAAAAATTAAACAAACATACCGAACAGGATTGCTTGGAAGGTATTTTAAAATCTTTACCTAAAAAATACCGAACTCCACTTTTCTTATCAGACATTAAAGGGATAAAACAACAAGAAATTGCGAAACGACTTCAGCAGAGTTTACCAGCCACAAAATCTCAAATACAAAGAGCTAGAAAACTAATAGCAAAAGGATTTATGGATTGCTGTGGTTTTATCCAAAATGAAAAAGGAGTTTTAGTAGGTGAAATTAAAGAAAAAAAGGATTGTAAAATCTGTAGCTAACAAAATTGAAGTTAACAAGATTTTTTAATTATTTTTAATATATTACCTTCTTTTTTTTGGCGCCCTACTCACTTTCTTTTTTCTTCTATTAAAAGGAATAGCGTCATCAAAAGTATGTTGAGCTTTTTTATGTGTAGTTTTATTTTTTTTCCAAGAATTATTTTCTGGTAATAATCGATTTAATAAGTCTTGTCTCCCCACTTTTTGAAGAGTTTTTCGTATCCAATCTTTATTTTCTTTTTTATACCAAAAGAAAAATTTATGTTGATCTTCTTTTTCTTTTTTCGTTTTTGGAGTTCTTGTTGGCTTTAAAGTATAAGGGTGGTAACCAGAATAATAAATAACCGTTGCCACCGTCATTGGTGTTGGTGTAAACCCTTGAACCTGCTCTAACTGAAAGCCCATATCTTTTGTTTCTGCAGCTAAATTTGCCATATCTTCTACCTCACTTGCTGGATGACTAGAAATAAAATAAGGAATTAACTGAAGATTTAATTTTTTCTTGATGTTAATTCGATCAAAGCGTTCTTTAAATTTATGAAAATAAGTAAATGATGGCTTTCGCATCAACTTTAAAACTGGGTCTGAAGTGTGTTCTGGAGCTACTTTTAGTCTACCGGAAACATGCTTTGTCATTACCTCTTCGGTATAATCATCTAACTCTTTCGGATCGGCATTTTTATTAAACTCAGGTACCAGCATGTCATGGCGAATTCCGCTCCCTATAAAAGATTTTTTTATTTTTGGATGCTTGTCCACAGCCTGATAAAGGTCGGTTAATGGTTTGTGTGAAGTATCTAAATTAGAACAAATAACTGGAGAAATACAACTTGGCGCAACACATTTATCGCAAATAGATTGTACTTTTCCTTTCATTTGGTACATATTTGCAGAAGGACCACCAATATCAGATAAATACCCTTTAAAGTCTGGCATATTTGCAACTTTATCTACCTCTCTCAAAACAGACTCTTTACTTCTACTAGCAATAAATTTACCTTGATGCGCAGAAATTGTACAAAAACTACACCCGCCAAAACAGCCTCTATGAATATTGATAGAAAATTTAATCATTTCAAACGCAGGTATAGGACCTCGTTTATCATATTTTGGATGCGGCATTCTTGTATAAGGCAAATCGAAAGAACCATCAATTTCCTTCTCTGTCATAGTAGGAAAAGGCGGATTAATTACTAATGTTTTTCCTGCTACATCTTGAAGTATTCTTCTAGCCTTTAACTTATTAGACTCTTGCTCTATAACTTTAAAGTTCGAAGCAAAAGTTTTTTTATCTTTTAAACATGCCTCATGAGAATTTATAACTACATCGTCCCAGCTATTTATTACAGGTAACTTTTCTTTATTTTGATCTATTAAAACAGCTGTTTGCTTAATGTTTTTTAAACTAGAAAAAGGTACTCCTTTTTGCAATAGTGTTACAATTTCTCTTAAAGGCTGTTCTCCCATTCCGTAAACCAACATATCGGCCTTTGAGGTTTCTAAAATTGTTGGCATTAACTTATCAGACCAATAATCATAGTGGGTTACTCGTCTTAAAGAAGCTTCAATTCCACCAATTAGAACAGGTACATCAGGAAACTTTTCTTTTAAAATTTTTGAATAAACAGAAGTGGCATAATCTGGCCTAAAACCCTTATCACCATTTGGTGTATAAGCGTCTTTATCTCTTCGCTTTTTACTAGCTGTATAATTAGAAACCATCGGATCCATGCAGCCTCCAGTTGCACCAAAAAACAATTTTGGCCGTCCTAACTTCTCGAAATCTTGTAAATTATCATTAACGTTAGGTTGTGGCACAATAGCAACCCTTAAACCATAACTTTCTAGGATTCTTCCAATAACTGCTGGTCCAAAAGAAGGATGATCTACATACGCGTCTCCACTAAATAAAATAACATCTAGTGCATCCCACCCACGTAGTTTTACCTCTTTGTTTGTAGTTGGTAACCAATCGGTTAATTGTAGTTTTTTTGTGCCTTCCATACGTTGCAAAAATAAGCAGAAATAAGTTTAATTGGTAAAAGTTCTAGTATTTTTTAATACCAATTAAAATAAAAAACTATGGATAATTCTTTAACTAAATCATATTTTCAGAAAAAATAAATTGAAAAATAATAAAATTGAGGTTTTACCTAAAGATTATTTCTAAAACAGTGCTAACTTTTGTAAATTTAGCAAAATTAAAATCCTATAAACTATGAAGCATTATCTAATACTGCCATTTGTTGCTTTTTTATTTTTATTTAGCTGCAACACAACTACAGATAATAAGTTAAAAAAAGACACTTATGTTGTAGATAATTACACTAAAAAAGAGGTGTACATTACTATGAGAGATGGGGTAAAACT encodes:
- a CDS encoding RagB/SusD family nutrient uptake outer membrane protein, with the translated sequence MLKKISVLLLMVLSVAITSCSEDYLETKPTDAISAGDALSTPENMALVLNGLHRLMYAQQGIIPGGSNSRAGMQYWVPMFDVMCGDLIHTARSNGWMRSELQWNTHTLETTSTVEQLWYQRYHFIASTNAIINKVKDDGLTIDANMNNILGQAYAYRAWAYHSLVTTYAKGYLIGNPSTDPGVPLLFKTEAPYTSEPRSTVQVIYDQINEDIATSIEFFKKASARVDKSQLDLNTAYGIKARIALSEGNWLAAADAASKARQGYPLLDEAGWKSGFNTTDLSEVIWGGRVIQTETTFFRSYFYYISPTFQGSQNRGNPKIINKEVYHMIPESDYRADLFLEKAPNTNGAAANGEGGSYQTDPNYNDKASFDQARRDNEAAWGITSRHNQHPYMHVKFRQKNPGTIDPDDVIYMRSSEMYLIEAEARAMLEDVQGAQAALKPLGEARDTAYDVTDFDTKEKLMEHIKFQRRVELYGEGFSWLDHIRWDEGIDLTNSGASEVLYQDGFKQDKPSVNNAWIWKIPQAEINANPNLTEADQN
- a CDS encoding SusC/RagA family TonB-linked outer membrane protein translates to MKQIYKSLLLLFLFTGSFTSLSAQQISISGKVSDVSGSLPGVSVLVKGTSTGTETDFDGNYKISAKKGAVLVFRYLGYKTVQKTVGNSTIINVTLSEDSSVLDEVVVVAYGTTTKEAFTGSADVVGSKDLALRNVTSPIAAIEGKATGVQITAASGQPGSSPGIIIRGVGTLNGSATPLYIVDGIQFEGSLNTINQDDIESMTILKDAASTALYGARAANGVVLITTKSGTKGRTQVSVSTQYGLVTRGIPEYDYVTPGQYYELMWEAYKNSLSGSNAATRASAEIYNRLGYNPFNVPNDQIVGTDGKLNPNAQVIYKSLDWYDVLDQVGTRVNHSVNVATGGDNHKVFFSTSYLDEQGYVITSKFDRITTRLNADFDVNKWLSLGGSANISVSESKGPPSRGGSIANPFGFAKSIGSIYPVYLNDLNGNLILDAAGNPIYDVGEGDTSLNIGSRPYNPGRHALAEAVLNDELNRNNTYGFRYYANFKILDGLDLRLNYGRDINEGINKSYENPIVGDGQPTARYGETRFRRDVQNFSQILTYKKSFNDVHNFDVTLGHENYDRAYSSNGGLATTETATGIYEFDNFSIPVRLSGSSTLKRVEGYFARLNYNFDNKYYISASARRDGSSSFSKQARWGNFYSVGGSWRIDQEKFMENVSFIDRLKLRASYGQVGNDNLGFFISQALYSITSNAGAPGLVFTDPGNNKLTWETVGSWDVALEFGLFNNFLEGSVEYYKKNSTDLLYNLPIPLSNGINTAPFNIADMYNSGFEVGLTGHLVNKNGFKWDLTLQASTFKNEITSLPDPFINGSKRWEEGRSRYDFFIFQSAGVDPANGDALYYKYEDDADGNRVPVLDANGVHETTNDWQDAGRAYADQTSIPDVLGSVSNNFSYKGFSLDLLFTYGIGGNFLDGGYSAMMHTGNFGNSYHPDALNSWKKPGDITDVPRLEVGNTDQVVGQSSRFLTDASFLALKNANIGYTFNKDVTDNFGVNSLKVYVSGENLFLKSRRTGLNPQYNLSGTTAGNDFNPSRIITFGLNVSF
- a CDS encoding DUF4197 domain-containing protein, encoding MVKRFLIFIMAIQLVGCAELQKAVNSLPSGGGLSQEQIGKGLKQALDNGIKNQVSKLTAKDGFYKNQLVKIALPPELQAVDKGLRKIGLSKLADEGLKVLNRAAEDAVKTATPIFVNAVKEMSFEDAKNILLGENNAATNYLKSKTSSDLYTSFEPVITNSFSKVGADKIWKKLVNKYNTIPFVTKVSPNLTTYVTKEALEGVFTMIELEEKGIREKSGLRNTTLLRQVFALQDNK
- a CDS encoding DUF5522 domain-containing protein — its product is MYNKRIPLEDGDFYFNEQGYRVFTKQFHLKRGFCCKSGCKHCPYGYDKNTDSFLK
- a CDS encoding DUF4136 domain-containing protein, which gives rise to MKYLKLLTLVLVVVFASCKSVNVVVDYDANIDFNEYKTFAFYKTGIDKSNISDLDKKRILRAIEKALLAKGFVKSETPDMLVSIFTKSRERVNVNQQNFNNGWGWGWGFGWGWNPWMFGGMNTNVNVSQFTEGTLFIDFIDKNKKELVWQGVGTGALRIQNREKKEETINEFVAEIIARFPPGTKK